The nucleotide window TAGTCGTCGCGCCGGCTTGCCGGCAAGGCAGCTGCGGCCATCCAAGGTCTCCTGTAGGTCCGCCCGGGCGCTATAATGCGCTCAAGCGAACGATCGTTCTATTTTGTTCGGGCTTCCCGTGCCACCCCCGCGGCGCCGCGCTCAGCGGCAGGAAGACCCCGGCGCAAGGGTGGAGACAATGACAATCAAGGAAACCTCGCGGTCTGAATTTATCACGGTGCGCGGGCTGCGCTACCACGTGCGCCACTGGGGCACGCCCGGCGCGCGCAAGCTGTTCATGCTGCATGGGTGGATGGACGTGGCCGCGTCGTTCCAGTTCCTGGTCGACCGCCTGCGCGGCGACTGGCACGTGATCGCGCCCGACTGGCGCGGCTTTGGCGAGACCGACTGGCCCACGCGCTACCCCGGCACGCAGTCGTACTGGTTCGGCGACTACGTCGCCGACCTCGAGGCGCTGCTCGACCATTACCAGCCCGAAGGGCAGGTGGACCTGGTCGGCCACAGCATGGGCGCCAACGTGATCTGCCTGTATGCCGGCATCCGCCCCGAGCGCGTGCGCCGCGTGGTGGACCTGGAGGGCTTCGGCATGACCGCGACGCGGGCGCAGCACGCGCCGAAGCGCTACGCCCGCTGGCTCGATGAACTGCGCGCGGGGGGCGCACTGAAGACGTACGACAGCGTCGAGGGTGTCGCCGCGCGCTTGCAGAAGACCAACCCGCGCCTGCCGGACGACCGCGCCGCTTTCCTCGCCGCGCACTGGTCGCGCCAGAACGCCGACGGCCGCTGGGAGATCCTGGGCGATCCCGCGCACAAGCTGATCAACCCGACGCTGTACCGTCTCGATGAAGTGATGGCGATCTGGGAGCAGGTCACCGCCCCGGTGCTGCACGTGGAGGCGCGCGATTCCGACACGCTGCGCCATATCGCCCACAAGCAGACCATCGCCGAATTCAAGGAGCGCTTCCGCGTCTTCCGCGATTTCCGCGAAGAGGTGGTCGACGATGCCGGCCACATGCTGCACCACGACCAGCCGGCCGCGGTGGCGGCGCTGGTCGAGGCGTTCTGCGGCTGACGCCGGCGCTCACGCGTGCGTGAGCTTTTCCTTCAGCGCGGCGTTGTTGCTGGTGTGCACGTGCACCAGCGCCTTTTCCGGGAAGGCGTAGTGGTAGGCGCGGCGCAACGCCAGCGCGGCTTCATGGAAGCCTGACAGGATCAGCTTCTGCTTGTTGGTGTAGTAGGCGATATCGCCCGCGGCAAAGATGCCGCGGCGCGAGCTTTCATACGTGGTGGTGTCGACCAGGATGCGGCCGGCGCGCATGTCCATGTCCCACTGCGCGATCGGGCCGGGTTCGGACACCAGGCCGTACAGCGCCACCAGTTCGTCGGCGGGCAGCACGGTGCTGCCGTCGCGGGTGCGGACCTCGACTTCGCTGAGCCCGCCGTCCGCACCCCCGGTGCGCAGCGCGCCCAGCATGCCGACCACGAAGTCCATCTCGCCCGCGGCCACCGCGCGGCGCATCTCGGCGACGGTGCCGTCCGCGGCGCGAAAGCCTTCGCGACGGTGCAGCAGCGTCACGCGCGCGGCGACCTTGCGCAGCGCCAGCGCCCAGTCCAGCGCCGAGTCGCCGCCGCCGGCGACGACCACGCGCTTGCCGGCGAAGTGCGACACGTCGCGCACCGCGTAGTGCACGTGGCGGCCTTCCAGCGCCGGCGCCTCCGGCAGCGACACGCGCTGCGGCGCGAACGCGCCCGCGCCGGCGCAGACCAGCACCGCGGCGACATCGAAACGCTTGCCGCCGTCGGTCGTCACCAGCAGGCGTTCGTGCCCGGCATGGCCATCCGGCGTATCGGGCGCCGGGATTTCCGCCACGCTTTCGGCGCGCTCACCAAAGTGCATCGGGAAGTCGAACGGGGCGCATTGCTCCAGCAGCCGTTCCACCAGGTCCTGCGCCAGGCATCCGGGCACGGCGGGAATGTCGTAGATCGGCTTCTCGGGATACAGCTCGGTGCACTGCCCGCCGGCGCGGTCGAGCACATCGATCAGTTCACATTTCAGGCCGAGCACGCCGGCCTGGAACGCGGCGAACAGGCCGACCGGGCCGGCACCCACGATCAGGACGTCGGTGCTGGTGACGGGGGCGGTGGCAGGGGTAGCGGTGGGCATTGGGCAGGGCAGGCACGGCAGGTGCCCGCAAATCGACGATGCAAAGCCCGACTATACCCCGCACCCGCCGGGTTTCCGCCGACGCCAGCGTTGCCGGCATGGCTTTGCGCGGCCGTCCGGGCACGGCGGCGTCACGCATGCCAGGGGCGACCGGAGTAGAATGCCACCATGCAAAACGCCCACGCCATCAATGCCGACCTGCATTGCCATTCCACCGTTTCCGACGGCACGCTCGCACCGCGCGCCGTGGCGCGGATCGCCCGCGACGCGGGGGTTGCGTACTGGTCGCTGACCGACCACGACGAGCTGGGCGGGCAGGCCGAGGCACGCGCCGCCGCCGAGGAATTCGGCATGCGCTATGTGCCGGGCGTCGAGATCTCGGTAACATGGGCGGGACAGACCGTGCATATCGTCGGCCTGCAGATCGACCCGTTCTGCCCCGAGCTGATCGATGGCCTGACCGAGACCCGCTCGGGCCGCGCGCGGCGCGCGCGCGATATCGCCGACGCGCTGGCCAGCGTGGGCATCCCCGGCGCCTATGAAGGGGCGCTGCGGTACGTCGGCAATCCCGACCTGATCTCGCGCACGCACTTTGCGCGCTGGCTGGTCGACCAGGGCCGCTGCGCCACCATCGGCGATGTCTTCAGCGAGTACCTGTCCGAAGGCCGCCCGGGCTATGTCGGCCACCGCTGGGCCAGCCTGGCCGAAGCGGTGGGCTGGATCCGCGCGGCCGGCGGCATCGCGGTGATGGCGCACCCGGGCCGCTACCACTACACCGACACCCAGCACGACGCGCTGTTCGACGAATTCACGGCGCTGGGCGGCGGCGCGGTCGAGGTGGTGACCGGCAGCCATACGCCCGACCAGTACCGGCGCTATGCCGAGGTGGCGCGCCGCTACGGCTTGCTGGCTTCGCGCGGCACCGACTTCCACGGCCCCGGCGAGGGCCGGGTGGAACTCGGCACGCTGCCGCCGCTGCCGCCCACGGTCACGCCGGTCTGGCACGACTGGTAGGCGCGCTCCGCCTGGCCGGGGCCAGCCCCCGGATGCCGCTCCGTTCCATCCGACTCCGCTCCCTGGCCCATGTCCCAGTACTTCGAGATCCATCCGCTCAACCCGCAGTCGCGCCTGCTCAAGCAGGCGGCCCAGATCCTGCAGAAGGGCGGGCTGGTCGCGCTGCCGACCGACTCCAGCTATGCGCTGGCCTGCCGGCTCGACGACAAGGCCGCGGTCGAGCGCCTGCGCCGGCTGCGCGGCATCGACGACCGCCACCACCTGACGCTGATGTGCCGCGACCTGTCCGAGCTCGGCAACTTTGCCCGCGTCGACAACCGGCAATACCGCTGGCTCAAGGGCGCCACGCCGGGCCCGTACGTGTTCATCCTGGAAGCGACCAAGGAAGTGCCGCGGCGGCTGTCGCACCCGGCGCGCAAGACTATCGGCGTGCGCGTGCCCGACCACGCGATCCCGCTGGCGCTGCTGGGCGAAACCGGCGAGCCGCTGATCTCCGCCACGCTGCAGCTGCCGGGCGACGAGGAACCGCTCAACGACCCGGCGCAGATCCGCGCGCGGCTGGAAAAACAGCTCGACCTCGTGGTCGACGGCGGACCGGCGCCGGCGCAGCCGACCACGGTGATCGACCTGACCGGCGGCGAGCCCGAGCTGGTCCGCGCGGGCCGCGGCGACACCGCCCGCTTCGGCCTCTGACACGCGGCGCCGCCGCCCCTGCCTTCGGGTGCATCAGCGTGCGCCCGGGCGCCGGCGGGCCGCTACAATAGCGCTCATGGATTCCTCCCTTATCCAGACCTTCGCGGTCTATGCCCTGCCGGTGCTGTTCGCCATCACGCTGCACGAGGCCTCGCACGGCTACGTGGCCAAGCTGTTCGGCGACAACACCGCCTATGCCCTCGGGCGCGTCAGCCTGAACCCGATCCGCCATATCGACCCGATCGGCACCATCGCCGTGCCGCTGCTGCTGTACATCATGACCAGCGGCCAGTTCGTGTTCGGCTACGCCAAGCCGGTGCCGGTGGTGTTCGAGCGCCTGCGCAACCCGCGCTGGCATGGCATGTGGGTGGCGCTGGCCGGCCCCGCCAGCAACGTGGTGCAGGCCTTCGTCTGGGTGCTGCTGGCGATCGGCCTGACCTGGGGAGGCGTGCGCGAGCCGTTCTTCGGTGAAATGGCGCTGGCCGGCGTGCGCGTCAACCTGGTGGTGGCCGCCTTCAACCTGTTCCCGGTGCCGCCGCTGGACGGCGGCCGCGTGCTGACCGCGCTGCTGCCGCAGGGCATTGCGCGCGCGGTGTCGCGCATCGAGCCGTATGGCATCTTCGTGGTGCTGGCGCTGGTGGCCGCGGGCGTGATCACCACGATCTGGATGACGCCGGTGGTCAATGTGCTGATGTCGCTGATCGAGCTGCTGCTGCGCCCGATCGTGCTGTTGCTCAATTGACGGGGGCTGCCATGACGCTGTCGCACGCCGGCATCGCCGCGCCGTCTGCCTGGGTCACGCGCTGGGCGCATCTGCTGCGCCCCGGGGCGCGGGTGCTGGACCTGGCCTGCGGCAGCGGCCGCCATGCCGGCTGGCTGGCCGCGCGCGGCCACCAGGTGCTGGCGGTCGACCGCGATGCCGACGCCATTGCCGGCCTGCCGTCGGGCGTCGCCGGCCGGGTGGCGGACCTGGAGCAGGGCGGCTGGCCGCTGTCCGGCGAGGCGCCGTTCGACGCCATCGTCGTCACCAACTACCTGCACCGGCCGCTGTGGCCGCACCTGGCGGCGGCGCTGGCGCCGGGCGGGTGCTGGATCTACGAAACCTTCGCCGCCGGCAACGAGACCGTGGGCAAGCCGTCGCGGCCGGACTTCCTGCTGCGCCCGGGCGAGCTGCTCGAGGTGGCGCGCGCCCATGGGCTGCGCGTGGTGGCGTATGAGGACGGCGTGGTCGAAGTGCCGAAAACAGCCTTCGTGCAGCGCCTATGTGCGGTGCGCGAGGCGGCGGCGGCCGGCGGTGCGGCCGCGCCGCCACGCTACCGGCTCGATCCCTGAGCGGCGCGCCGGGGTGTCGGCGCAAACGGCGCCGCACGCGTTGAAACAGTTGGTATCAACCCCTGTCCGGGCAGCGGTCGAAGCGGCCTGCGGTTCCGGTACAATCCCGTTATTCGCATCCCGAATTCCCTAACGTTATGACACAGATTACCGGCAGCATCGTTGCCATCGTCACCCCGATGCATGAGGACGGCAGCCTGGACTTCCCGGCCCTGCGCGCACTGGTCGACTGGCACGTTGCCGAAGGCACCGACGCCATCGTGATCGTGGGCACCACCGGTGAGTCCCCGACGGTGACCGTCGAGGAGCACTGCGAACTGGTCCGCGTCGCCGTCGAACAGGCCGGCAAGCGCATTCCGATCATCGCGGGGACCGGTGGCAATTCCACCAAGGAAGCGATCGAGCTGACCGCCTTCGCCAAGAAGGTGGGTGCCGATGCGTCGCTGCAGGTGGTGCCGTACTACAACAAGCCGACCCAGGAAGGCATGTACCGGCATTTCCGCACCATCGCCGAGGCGGTGGACCTGCCGGTGCTGCTGTACAACGTCCCCGGCCGCACGGTCGCGGACATGAGCAACGAGACCATCCTGCGGCTGGCGCAGGTGCCGGGCATCGTCGGCGTCAAGGAAGCGACCGGCAACATCGACCGTGCCGCGCAGCTGATCAAGGGCGCGCCGGAAGGCTTCGCCATCTACAGCGGCGACGATCCCACCGCGGTGGCGCTGATCCTGCTGGGCGGCCACGGCAATATCTCGGTGACCGCGAACGTGGCGCCGCGCAAGATGCACGAGATGTGCGCGGCGGCACTGAAGGGCGACGTCGTGACCGCGCGCCGCCTGCATATGGAACTGATCGGGCTGAACCAGGCCATGTTCATCGAAGCCAATCCGATCCCGGTCAAGTGGGCGCTCCAGCAGATGGGCAAGATGGCAGGCGGTATCCGCCTGCCGCTGACCCCGCTGTCCGAGGGCAACCACGACTACGTACGCAAGGCACTGGCCGCCGCCGGCCTGCTGGCCTGATCTTTCGCGGCGTCCTGCTGTCCGCCTTATCTACTAGGATTGCGTGTCAATGAAACTGAAGCTTAACCGCCGCGGCGCGACGCAAGTCCGCCGCGCCGCCCTGGTTGTGCCCGTGCTCGCCGCCGGTGTGCTGACCGGCTGCAGCAGCCTCAACGAGGCCATGCAGCCCGACAAGATCGACTACAAGTCGTCCGCCTCGAAGCGCACGCCCACGCTGGACGTGCCGCCCGACCTGACCAAGCTGGAAGGCGACCGCCGCTATTCGGTGCCCGATGCGAACGGCACCTCGACGCTGTCGACGTACAGCCAGGCCACCAAGGTGCGCGAGCAATCGCCGACCGAAAACGTGCTGCCGTCGGCGCAGGGCATCCGCATGGAGCGCGACGGCAACCAGCGCTGGCTGGTGATCAGCAACGGCATGCGCGGCGACCAGCTGTGGCAGCAACTGCGCGGCTTCTGGCAGGAAAGCGGTTTCCTGCTGGTGCAGGACTCGCCCGAGACCGGCATCATGGAAACCGACTGGGCCGAGAACCGCGCCAAGATTCCGCAGGACATCATCCGCAACACCATCGGCAAGGTGTTCGACGGCCTGTACTCGACCTCGGAGCGCGACAAGTTCCGCACCCGTGTCGAGCGCGCGCAGAACGGCACGCTGGAAGTCTTCATCAGCCACCGCGGCGCGCAGGAGCAGCTGACCGGCATCGACAAGTCGAGCACGGTCTGGACCCCGCGCCCGGCCGATCCTGAACTGGAAGCCGAATTCCTGTCGCGCCTGGCCCAGCGCCTCGGCGTGCAGAAGGAGCAGGCCGACCGCATGGCCAAGAACCCGGCGCCGGCCGGCAATGCCGCCGCCGCTACGGGCACTGCCCCCGGCAGCGCGGCTGCGGCCGGTGCGGCCGCCGGTGCCACTGCCGGTGCCGCTGCCGGCGCCGAAGGCGCCGCGCCGAACAAGTCGTACCTGGCCCAGGTCAACGGCGCCCCGGCGCTGCAGCTGCCCGAGCCGTTCGACCGCGCCTGGCGCTCGGTGGGCCTGTCGCTGGACC belongs to Cupriavidus taiwanensis and includes:
- a CDS encoding alpha/beta fold hydrolase, with the translated sequence MTIKETSRSEFITVRGLRYHVRHWGTPGARKLFMLHGWMDVAASFQFLVDRLRGDWHVIAPDWRGFGETDWPTRYPGTQSYWFGDYVADLEALLDHYQPEGQVDLVGHSMGANVICLYAGIRPERVRRVVDLEGFGMTATRAQHAPKRYARWLDELRAGGALKTYDSVEGVAARLQKTNPRLPDDRAAFLAAHWSRQNADGRWEILGDPAHKLINPTLYRLDEVMAIWEQVTAPVLHVEARDSDTLRHIAHKQTIAEFKERFRVFRDFREEVVDDAGHMLHHDQPAAVAALVEAFCG
- a CDS encoding NAD(P)/FAD-dependent oxidoreductase → MPTATPATAPVTSTDVLIVGAGPVGLFAAFQAGVLGLKCELIDVLDRAGGQCTELYPEKPIYDIPAVPGCLAQDLVERLLEQCAPFDFPMHFGERAESVAEIPAPDTPDGHAGHERLLVTTDGGKRFDVAAVLVCAGAGAFAPQRVSLPEAPALEGRHVHYAVRDVSHFAGKRVVVAGGGDSALDWALALRKVAARVTLLHRREGFRAADGTVAEMRRAVAAGEMDFVVGMLGALRTGGADGGLSEVEVRTRDGSTVLPADELVALYGLVSEPGPIAQWDMDMRAGRILVDTTTYESSRRGIFAAGDIAYYTNKQKLILSGFHEAALALRRAYHYAFPEKALVHVHTSNNAALKEKLTHA
- a CDS encoding 3',5'-nucleoside bisphosphate phosphatase, yielding MQNAHAINADLHCHSTVSDGTLAPRAVARIARDAGVAYWSLTDHDELGGQAEARAAAEEFGMRYVPGVEISVTWAGQTVHIVGLQIDPFCPELIDGLTETRSGRARRARDIADALASVGIPGAYEGALRYVGNPDLISRTHFARWLVDQGRCATIGDVFSEYLSEGRPGYVGHRWASLAEAVGWIRAAGGIAVMAHPGRYHYTDTQHDALFDEFTALGGGAVEVVTGSHTPDQYRRYAEVARRYGLLASRGTDFHGPGEGRVELGTLPPLPPTVTPVWHDW
- a CDS encoding L-threonylcarbamoyladenylate synthase, with translation MSQYFEIHPLNPQSRLLKQAAQILQKGGLVALPTDSSYALACRLDDKAAVERLRRLRGIDDRHHLTLMCRDLSELGNFARVDNRQYRWLKGATPGPYVFILEATKEVPRRLSHPARKTIGVRVPDHAIPLALLGETGEPLISATLQLPGDEEPLNDPAQIRARLEKQLDLVVDGGPAPAQPTTVIDLTGGEPELVRAGRGDTARFGL
- a CDS encoding site-2 protease family protein, encoding MDSSLIQTFAVYALPVLFAITLHEASHGYVAKLFGDNTAYALGRVSLNPIRHIDPIGTIAVPLLLYIMTSGQFVFGYAKPVPVVFERLRNPRWHGMWVALAGPASNVVQAFVWVLLAIGLTWGGVREPFFGEMALAGVRVNLVVAAFNLFPVPPLDGGRVLTALLPQGIARAVSRIEPYGIFVVLALVAAGVITTIWMTPVVNVLMSLIELLLRPIVLLLN
- a CDS encoding class I SAM-dependent methyltransferase produces the protein MTLSHAGIAAPSAWVTRWAHLLRPGARVLDLACGSGRHAGWLAARGHQVLAVDRDADAIAGLPSGVAGRVADLEQGGWPLSGEAPFDAIVVTNYLHRPLWPHLAAALAPGGCWIYETFAAGNETVGKPSRPDFLLRPGELLEVARAHGLRVVAYEDGVVEVPKTAFVQRLCAVREAAAAGGAAAPPRYRLDP
- the dapA gene encoding 4-hydroxy-tetrahydrodipicolinate synthase gives rise to the protein MTQITGSIVAIVTPMHEDGSLDFPALRALVDWHVAEGTDAIVIVGTTGESPTVTVEEHCELVRVAVEQAGKRIPIIAGTGGNSTKEAIELTAFAKKVGADASLQVVPYYNKPTQEGMYRHFRTIAEAVDLPVLLYNVPGRTVADMSNETILRLAQVPGIVGVKEATGNIDRAAQLIKGAPEGFAIYSGDDPTAVALILLGGHGNISVTANVAPRKMHEMCAAALKGDVVTARRLHMELIGLNQAMFIEANPIPVKWALQQMGKMAGGIRLPLTPLSEGNHDYVRKALAAAGLLA
- the bamC gene encoding outer membrane protein assembly factor BamC translates to MKLKLNRRGATQVRRAALVVPVLAAGVLTGCSSLNEAMQPDKIDYKSSASKRTPTLDVPPDLTKLEGDRRYSVPDANGTSTLSTYSQATKVREQSPTENVLPSAQGIRMERDGNQRWLVISNGMRGDQLWQQLRGFWQESGFLLVQDSPETGIMETDWAENRAKIPQDIIRNTIGKVFDGLYSTSERDKFRTRVERAQNGTLEVFISHRGAQEQLTGIDKSSTVWTPRPADPELEAEFLSRLAQRLGVQKEQADRMAKNPAPAGNAAAATGTAPGSAAAAGAAAGATAGAAAGAEGAAPNKSYLAQVNGAPALQLPEPFDRAWRSVGLSLDRVNFTVEDRDRAQGLYYVRYVDPRNTVDNRGFFSKLFTKPDDPKTAKKYRVSLKGTGSGTLVTVLNDAGQPENGEVGKRILSLLDEQLH